A window of Grus americana isolate bGruAme1 chromosome 21, bGruAme1.mat, whole genome shotgun sequence contains these coding sequences:
- the KIAA2013 gene encoding uncharacterized protein KIAA2013 homolog, producing the protein MWLQQRLKGLPGLLSSSWARRLLLLLALLLVAYWYLGAVRARGGAGRGTEPRGAAALCLQAATGAWRAQVERGDALPLPEETAGGGGGPGPGLALAGNGFLLLDVAAGRLWVSAAGSGGGGPALATEYPALVRLRALGGRGEARAALAALRDGAVRRVRCVQTGPGAGAGDCVTVREEVVAHRSRPHLYLQRIRIANPTERVAAFEASAPASAPSLGSRFATSLEKVEERQFLLSSGRLLLPGSPKVVLMVVAAKKLVSRVQVAPKSHFDETVLSVVYTSEPIEVSRLEETFSKLRESAKKEMLEVMQMGVEDLFQEHQQTWSDLFISGVEIRKITDSHTPSSETVNMTLYYVLSSMPAPLLDPLISGEDREKMEASLNYADHCFSGHATMHAENLWPAKLTSVAQILQLSDLWKLTLQKRGCKGLVAAGVHGLMQGMVLSFGGLQFTENHLQFQADPDVLHNSYSLRGIHYNKDLINLAVLLDAEGKPFLHVSVKFQDKPVRLYACEAGCMNEPVELTSEARGHTFPVMVTQPITPLLYISTDLIHLQDLRHTLHLKAILAHEEHMAKQYPGLPFLFWFSVASLITLFHLFLFKLIYNEYCGPGAKPLFRSKVTVPDTAL; encoded by the exons atGTGGCTGCAGCAGCGGCTGAaggggctgccggggctgctctccagcagctgggcgcggcggctgctgctgctgctggcgctGCTGCTCGTCGCCTACTGGTACCTGGGGGCGGTGCGGGcgcgggggggcgcggggcgggggacCGAACCCCGCGGCGCCGCCGCCCTCTGCCTGCAGGCGGCCACGGGCGCCTGGCGGGCGCAGGTCGAGCGCGGCGATGCGCTGCCGCTGCCGGAGGAGacggccgggggcggcggcgggccggggccgggcctgGCGCTGGCGGGCAACGGCTTCTTGCTGCTGGACGTGGCCGCCGGCCGCCTCTGGGTGTCGGCGGCGGGgtccggcggcggcggcccggcgCTCGCCACCGAGTACCCGGCGCTGGTGCGGCTGAGGGCGCTGGGCGGGCGCGGCGAGGCGCGGGCGGCGCTGGCGGCGCTGCGGGacggagccgtgcggcgggtgcGGTGTGTCCAGACGGGGCCCGGGGCGGGCGCCGGGGACTGCGTGACGGTGCGGGAGGAGGTGGTGGCCCACCGGAGCCGGCCGCATCTCTACCTGCAGCGCATCCGCATTGCCAACCCTACCGAACGGGTGGCCGCCTTCGAGGCCTCGGCCCCAGCCTCTGCGCCCTCGCTGGGTAGCCGCTTCGCCACCAGCCTGGAGAAGGTGGAGGAGCGGCAGTTCCTGCTCTCCTCCGGTcgcctgctgctgcccgggAGCCCCAAGGTGGTGCTTATGGTGGTGGCTGCCAAGAAGCTTGTGAGCCGGGTGCAGGTTGCGCCCAAATCCCACTTTGATGAAACCGTGCTCTCCGTGGTGTACACCTCAGAGCCCATCGAGGTCTCCAGGCTGGAGGAAACCTTCAGCAAGCTGAGGGAGTCGGCCAAGAAAGAGATGCTGGAGGTGATGCAGATGGGGGTGGAAGATCTTTTCCAGGAGCACCAACAGACCTGGTCAGACCTGTTCATTTCAG GGGTTGAAATCAGAAAGATCACAGATTCACATACACCATCCAGCGAGACTGTTAACATGACCCTCTACTATGTGCTGTCAAGCATGCCAGCTCCTCTGCTAGATCCGCTCATTAGTGGCgaggacagagagaaaatggaagCCAGCTTGAACTATGCTGACCATTGCTTCAGTGGCCACGCGACCATGCACGCAGAGAACCTGTGGCCAGCAAAGCTGACCAGTGTTGCCCAGATCTTGCAGCTCTCAGACCTGTGGAAGCTAACTCTCCAGAAACGGGGATGCAAGGGTCTCGTGGCAGCTGGAGTCCACGGGCTTATGCAGGGAATGGTGCTTAGTTTTGGGGGTCTGCAGTTCACAGAAAACCATCTTCAGTTTCAGGCTGACCCTGATGTACTTCATAACAGCTATTCCTTACGTGGGATCCATTACAATAAGGACTTGATTAATCTAGCTGTTCTGCTGGATGCCGAAGGAAAGCCCTTCTTGCATGTGTCTGTGAAATTCCAAGACAAGCCAGTTAGACTATATGCGTGTGAGGCAGGCTGTATGAATGAGCCTGTGGAGCTGACCTCAGAGGCACGAGGTCATACGTTCCCTGTCATGGTGACTCAACCCATCACGCCACTGCTTTACATATCAACAGATTTGATCCACTTGCAGGACCTGCGACATACGCTCCATCTAAAAGCTATTCTGGCTCATGAGGAGCACATGGCCAAGCAATACCCAGGCTTACCCTTCCTGTTCTGGTTCAGCGTGGCCTCCTTAATCACATTGTTTCACTTGTTTCTGTTCAAACTCATCTACAATGAATATTGCGGGCCAGGAGCCAAGCCGCTCTTCAGGAGTAAG GTAACTGTCCCTGACACTGCTCTCTGA
- the LOC129215924 gene encoding chymotrypsin-like elastase family member 2A: MACRAEPSRACSIQLTGIMLGILFAVLSLAAAAFGCGVPAYPPFVSRVVGGEDARPYSWPWQASLQYSSNGKWYHTCGGTLIATNWVMTAAHCISSSLNYRVFLGKYNLAATEEGSIALPPEKIIVNENWDPQNVANGYDIALIKLTEHVTLSDHIRLACLPPAQSVLSSNTACYVTGWGRLRTNGPLPDDLQQGLLLVVDYATCSKPSWWGSTVKPTMVCAGGDGITSSCNGDSGGPLNCQAADGKWEVHGIVSFGSALSCNYYHKPSVFTRVSAYNSWIQQVMATN, encoded by the exons ATGGCTTGCAGAgcagagccgagccgagccTGCAGCATACAGCTAACCGGTATCATGCTTGGAATCCTCTTTGCTGTGTTGTCTCTGGCAGCCGCAG CCTTTGGCTGTGGGGTTCCTGCCTACCCACCCTTTGTATCTAGAGTGGTTGGAGGGGAAGACGCAAGACCTTACAGCTGGCCCTGGCAG GCCTCCCTTCAATACAGTTCAAATGGCAAATGGTACCACACCTGCGGAGGAACCCTCATTGCCACCAACTGGGTGATGACAGCTGCACACTGCATCAG TTCTTCTCTGAATTATCGAGTATTTCTTGGAAAATACAACCTAGCAGCTACAGAAGAAGGATCAATTGCACTTCCTCCAGAAAAAATCATTGTCAATGAGAACTGGGATCCACAGAATGTTGCAAATGG GTATGACATTGCTTTGATCAAACTCACCGAACACGTCACCTTAAGTGACCACATTAGGCTGGCCTGCCTCCCCCCTGCACAAAGCGTCCTATCATCCAACACTGCCTGCTACGTGACAGGATGGGGAAGACTGCGGA CAAACGGACCTCTTCCAGATGACCTGCAGCAAGGCCTTTTGCTGGTGGTGGATTATGCAACTTGCTCCAAGCCTAGCTGGTGGGGAAGTACAGTGAAACCCACCATGGTTTGCGCTGGTGGGGATGGAATCACCTCCAGTTGTAAC gGTGACTCTGGTGGCCCACTGAACTGCCAAGCTGCTGACGGCAAATGGGAAGTGCACGGTATCGTCAGCTTTGGCTCTGCTCTTAGCTGCAACTATTACCACAAGCCTTCTGTCTTCACTCGGGTCTCTGCTTACAATAGCTGGATCCAGCAG GTTATGGCAACCAACTAA